A single genomic interval of Helianthus annuus cultivar XRQ/B chromosome 13, HanXRQr2.0-SUNRISE, whole genome shotgun sequence harbors:
- the LOC110900569 gene encoding uncharacterized protein LOC110900569, which produces MVRPVTREEVKKAMFSIGENKAPGPDGFTSAFFKHAWDTVGEEVTDAVLTFFDNGQLLKQINHTIIALVPKKDAPNSVLDYRPISCCNVLFKCISKIITDRIKGKLESLVSINQSAFVPGRKISDNILLTQELMHNYHTNRGPSRCALKIDIQKAYDTVNWSFLETVLTRFGFHRKMVKWIMTCVSTVSYSLCINGNIHGFFYGKRGLRQGDPLSPYLFTLVMEVLSLLLQHAARTHASFKFHSLCAKQRIINVSFADDLFVFAHGDRSSVKVLRDALGCFTKISGLVPSAPKSTIFFCNVPSQVKMQILGLMPFQEGSLPVRYLGVPLISTRLAYRDCKILIERVKRRIDNWMSRSLSFAGRLQLINSVLGSMYTYWASGNARSKVAWSNVCLPKDEGGLGVRSINDVNVALLAGHVWSIITNRPSLWVQWIHSYKLKGTNFWEVTKRGSVSWGWRHILAIRDRIRPYVWMSIRSGRQTNAWSDNWCSCSPLRSFISPRAIANAGLNLRSTVADIIDDTGQWKWPQAWFDIFPVLINIPSPHPLVEVTDRCSWKDLEGNLCHFRSWEVWNTLRRRGDRVDWVESIWFSQCIPRHSFHLWLVMNNKLKTQDRMATWEAGSATNLILMCCPLCYHDRDSRDHLFFQCPFATKVWESVRKMVNMENVNNTWSSVMQWMVQNATTRTIDRIVGKLLIAATTYYIWQERNSRLFSSVQRTPDMLSHVIISTVRLKIMGFKLGSDRKHRKVLDTWQISMKNLDCDPG; this is translated from the exons ATGGTTCGTCCGGTGACAAGAGAGGAAGTTAAAAAGGCGATGTTTAGCATTGGGGAAAACAAGGCTCCGGGGCCTGACGGGTTCACATCAGCATTCTTTAAACATGCTTGGGACACTGTGGGTGAGGAGGTTACAGATGCAGTGCTTACCTTCTTTGATAATGGCCAATTGCTTAAACAGATTAATCACACGATTATTGCTTTGGTCCCTAAAAAGGATGCCCCTAACTCGGTTCTTGATTATAGGCCGATTTCTTGTTGTAATGTGCTATTCAAATGCATCAGCAAAATCATCACGGATAGAATTAAAGGCAAGTTGGAAAGCTTGGTTAGCATAAACCAATCGGCTTTTGTTCCGGGTCGTAAAATTTCCGATAACATACTCCTCACGCAAGAGCTTATGCACAACTATCATACCAATAGAGGTCCCTCTAGATGTGCTTTGAAAATCGATATTCAGAAGGCATACGATACAGTTAACTGGTCTTTCCTAGAAACTGTTTTAACGAGGTTTGGTTTTCATCGGAAAATGGTAAAGTGGATTATGACATGCGTTTCTACGGTTTCGTATTCCCTATGCATCAATGGTAACATTCACGGCTTCTTTTATGGGAAGCGGGGCCTTAGACAAGGGGACCCCTTGTCTCCGTATCTGTTTACGCTTGTGATGGAAGTCTTGTCTCTTCTTCTTCAACATGCAGCGCGAACTCATGCGTCGTTCAAATTCCACTCTCTATGTGCTAAGCAAAGGATTATAAATGTTTCGTTCGCGGATGATTTATTCGTTTTTGCTCATGGGGATCGGTCTTCGGTTAAAGTCTTAAGGGATGCTTTGGGTTGCTTTACAAAGATTTCGGGTTTGGTTCCTAGTGCTCCAAAGAGTACGATTTTCTTTTGTAATGTTCCTAGCCAGGTGAAAATGCAAATTCTAGGGTTGATGCCTTTTCAGGAAGGGTCCCTTCCGGTTCGCTACCTTGGAGTTCCGCTGATTTCAACCCGTCTTGCTTATAGGGATTGCAAAATCCTAATTGAGAGAGTTAAACGTCGTATTGACAATTGGATGTCTCGATCCTTATCTTTTGCAGGTAGACTTCAACTGATTAATTCGGTTCTGGGTTCTATGTATACTTATTGGGCTTCT GGTAACGCTCGTTCTAAAGTTGCTTGGTCAAATGTTTGTTTGCCGAAAGATGAAGGGGGTCTGGGTGTTCGCAGCATTAACGATGTCAATGTTGCATTACTGGCTGGCCACGTTTGGAGTATTATTACTAACCGTCCTTCTCTTTGGGTACAATGGATTCACTCCTACAAATTGAAAGGTACGAACTTTTGGGAGGTGACGAAACGGGGTAGTGTAAGCTGGGGATGGAGACATATTCTTGCTATTCGTGATCGCATAAGGCCTTATGTTTGGATGTCTATCCGAAGCGGTAGGCAAACGAATGCTTGGAGTGATAACTGGTGTTCTTGCAGTCCTCTAAGATCATTCATCTCTCCTCGGGCAATTGCTAATGCGGGTTTAAATCTTCGGTCAACGGTTGCGGATATTATAGATGATACCGGCCAATGGAAATGGCCTCAAGCTTGGTTTGATATCTTTCCGGTGCTTATAAACATCCCTTCTCCGCATCCGCTTGTTGAAGTAACTGATCGATGTAGTTGGAAAGATTTGGAAGGGAACCTTTGTCATTTTCGGTCGTGGGAGGTTTGGAATACTTTGCGACGTAGGGGTGATAGGGTTGATTGGGTTGAATCTATCTGGTTCAGCCAATGCATTCCTCGGCACTCTTTTCATTTATGGCTAGTGATGAATAATAAGCTAAAGACACAAGACAGGATGGCTACGTGGGAAGCGGGTAGTGCTACTAATCTGATTCTTATGTGTTGTCCTCTTTGTTACCATGATCGGGATTCTAGAGACCACCTGTTCTTTCAATGCCCTTTTGCTACGAAAGTTTGGGAATCTGTAAGGAAAATGGTCAACATGGAGAATGTCAATAACACATGGTCATCGGTTATGCAGTGGATGGTTCAAAATGCAACCACTCGAACGATCGATCGGATTGTTGGGAAGCTCCTTATTGCGGCTACTACATACTACATATGGCAGGAGAGGAATAGCCGATTGTTTTCTAGTGTCCAACGCACACCGGATATGCTTTCACATGTCATCATCTCTACGGTTAGATTGAAGATTATGGGGTTCAAGCTTGGGAGTGATCGGAAGCACCGTAAAGTATTGGATACTTGGCAGATTTCGATGAAGAACTTGGATTGTGACCCGGGCTAG